In Sulfitobacter sp. M39, the following proteins share a genomic window:
- a CDS encoding holin-associated N-acetylmuramidase, giving the protein MQTVEEIAKSIVAREGGFVNDPDDPGGATNHGVTIHTLRRLGLDVNRDGAVNLADVQELTQAQATEIFITHYFHKPKIAQLPRPLQPSVFDMYVNAGANAVKILQRLLRDMGFDVAVDGVLGPQTLGATGCAYAAAPAQMVDAYAVARRNYYFGLADQRPASRKYARTRAGKKGGWIKRAEEFMSPRYHLSIRDFNERVAAWG; this is encoded by the coding sequence ATGCAAACTGTTGAGGAAATTGCAAAGTCCATCGTCGCGCGTGAGGGGGGCTTTGTGAATGACCCCGATGATCCGGGCGGGGCAACGAACCACGGCGTCACCATCCACACACTGCGTCGGCTGGGGCTGGATGTGAACCGTGACGGCGCCGTAAATCTCGCCGATGTTCAAGAGCTTACACAAGCTCAAGCGACCGAGATATTCATCACCCATTACTTCCACAAACCCAAGATCGCACAGCTGCCCCGTCCGCTCCAGCCGTCCGTTTTTGATATGTACGTCAATGCGGGGGCGAATGCGGTGAAGATTCTTCAGCGATTGTTAAGAGATATGGGGTTTGATGTGGCCGTGGACGGGGTGCTTGGGCCGCAAACGCTTGGCGCGACGGGGTGCGCTTACGCCGCTGCACCTGCGCAGATGGTGGACGCCTACGCCGTGGCGCGGCGCAACTATTACTTTGGGCTCGCGGATCAGCGCCCCGCAAGTCGCAAATACGCCCGCACAAGGGCCGGAAAGAAAGGAGGATGGATCAAACGGGCAGAGGAATTCATGTCGCCGCGATATCATCTGAGCATCCGTGACTTTAACGAAAGGGTCGCGGCATGGGGATGA
- the ccmE gene encoding cytochrome c maturation protein CcmE, translating to MKSLKKQRRIQIIGVAVVALVLSTALIGYAMRDGINFFRAPSQVIAEPPGPTEVFRIGGLVEEGSLVRGDGLTIRFSVTDGGAVVPVTYSGVLPDLFEENQGMVGTGRYINGTFEATEILAKHDETYMPKEVVDALKEQGVYVAPEG from the coding sequence ATGAAAAGTCTTAAAAAGCAACGGCGTATCCAGATCATCGGTGTCGCGGTCGTGGCGCTTGTGCTGTCCACGGCGCTGATTGGATATGCCATGCGCGACGGGATCAACTTTTTCCGCGCGCCCAGTCAGGTGATCGCCGAACCCCCCGGCCCGACAGAGGTTTTCCGCATCGGTGGCCTGGTCGAAGAAGGCAGCCTTGTGCGCGGTGATGGCCTGACGATCCGCTTTTCCGTGACCGATGGAGGCGCGGTTGTGCCTGTGACCTACAGCGGTGTATTGCCCGATCTGTTCGAGGAAAATCAAGGCATGGTCGGGACAGGGCGTTACATCAACGGCACCTTCGAAGCGACTGAAATCCTTGCCAAACATGACGAGACCTACATGCCGAAAGAGGTCGTCGACGCCCTGAAAGAGCAAGGCGTTTATGTTGCCCCCGAGGGGTGA
- the argC gene encoding N-acetyl-gamma-glutamyl-phosphate reductase, with protein MTHNIAILGASGYTGAELIRLIAGHSSMQIKALGANSKAGQTIAEVFPHLRHLDLPALVTIEEIDFSEIDLCFCALPHKTSQEVIANLPEDLKIVDLSADFRLRDPEAYAKWYGNPHAALEQQKEAVYGLTEFYREEIKSARLVAGTGCNAATGQFALRPLIEKGVIDLDDIILDLKCAVSGAGRSLKENLLHAELSEGYHAYSLGGTHRHLGEFDQEFSAIAGRPVKVQFTPHLVPANRGILATVYVKGDAEVIHKTLAAAYDAEPFIEVLPMGEAPSTRHIRGSNFCHIGVVADRIDGRAIVVAALDNLTKGSSGQALQNANLMLGIDEVEGLMMAPLFP; from the coding sequence ATGACCCATAATATCGCCATTCTTGGTGCCTCCGGCTATACCGGAGCCGAGCTGATCCGGCTGATCGCTGGCCATTCCTCTATGCAGATCAAAGCCTTGGGGGCAAACTCCAAGGCGGGGCAAACCATCGCAGAGGTGTTTCCACACCTGCGCCATCTAGACCTGCCCGCATTGGTCACGATTGAAGAGATAGATTTCTCGGAGATTGACCTGTGCTTTTGCGCCTTGCCCCATAAAACCAGCCAAGAGGTCATCGCGAACCTGCCTGAAGACCTGAAAATCGTCGATCTTTCTGCGGACTTTCGGCTGCGCGACCCCGAGGCCTACGCCAAGTGGTACGGCAACCCCCATGCCGCGTTGGAGCAACAGAAAGAGGCGGTCTATGGCCTCACCGAATTCTACCGCGAAGAGATCAAATCCGCGCGTCTTGTTGCCGGTACGGGCTGTAACGCCGCCACCGGCCAGTTCGCCCTGCGCCCCTTGATCGAAAAAGGCGTGATTGATCTGGACGACATCATCCTTGACCTGAAATGCGCCGTGTCCGGTGCGGGGCGGTCGTTGAAGGAAAACCTGCTGCATGCAGAGCTGTCCGAGGGGTATCATGCCTATTCCCTTGGCGGGACGCACCGCCATCTGGGCGAGTTTGATCAGGAATTTTCCGCTATCGCCGGCCGTCCGGTCAAGGTGCAGTTCACCCCGCATCTGGTGCCCGCAAACCGCGGAATTTTGGCGACCGTCTATGTCAAAGGCGACGCCGAGGTGATCCACAAAACACTTGCCGCGGCCTATGATGCCGAGCCGTTTATCGAGGTGCTGCCCATGGGGGAGGCCCCGAGCACGCGCCATATTCGCGGGTCGAACTTCTGCCATATCGGCGTGGTGGCAGACCGAATCGACGGCCGCGCCATTGTGGTGGCGGCGCTCGATAATTTGACCAAAGGCTCCAGCGGGCAGGCGTTGCAAAACGCCAACCTGATGTTAGGTATTGACGAGGTCGAGGGGCTGATGATGGCTCCGCTATTTCCCTGA
- a CDS encoding glutamate racemase: MAVGIFDSGLGGLTVWDAVQAQLPDVDFVYLADSAHAPYGVRNADDIYNLTTAATQRLFDAGCDLVILACNTASAAALRRMQEGWIPSDKRVLGVFVPLIEAMTERQWGDNSPPREVDLKHVALFATPATVASRAFQRELAFRAIGVDVEAQACGGVVDAIEDGDFILAEALVRSHVDALKRKMPAPEAAILGCTHYPLMQETFQDALGPDVKVFSQANLVAHSLGDYLKRHPNMLGTGEAAFLTTGDPKKVSSRATQFLRRPLTFQAA, encoded by the coding sequence ATGGCAGTTGGTATTTTCGATTCTGGGCTAGGCGGGCTGACCGTTTGGGATGCCGTGCAGGCGCAGCTACCGGATGTGGATTTCGTGTATTTGGCCGATAGCGCCCATGCGCCCTATGGTGTGCGCAACGCGGATGACATCTATAACCTGACCACGGCTGCCACCCAGCGTCTGTTTGATGCGGGCTGCGATCTGGTGATCTTGGCGTGCAACACTGCCTCTGCCGCGGCGCTACGCCGGATGCAGGAGGGGTGGATCCCATCGGACAAGCGTGTGTTGGGCGTCTTTGTGCCGCTGATCGAGGCGATGACAGAACGCCAATGGGGCGACAACTCCCCCCCGCGCGAGGTGGATCTCAAGCACGTGGCGCTGTTTGCGACGCCCGCAACGGTGGCAAGTCGTGCGTTCCAGCGTGAACTGGCCTTTCGGGCGATCGGCGTCGATGTCGAAGCGCAGGCCTGTGGGGGTGTCGTCGATGCGATCGAGGACGGTGATTTCATCCTCGCCGAAGCGCTGGTCCGCAGCCATGTGGACGCGCTGAAACGCAAGATGCCCGCGCCCGAAGCGGCCATTCTGGGCTGCACCCATTACCCGCTGATGCAGGAAACCTTTCAGGACGCGCTTGGCCCCGATGTCAAAGTGTTCAGCCAAGCCAATCTGGTCGCCCACAGTCTAGGCGACTATCTAAAGCGTCATCCCAATATGCTGGGCACGGGCGAGGCGGCTTTCCTGACCACGGGCGATCCCAAAAAGGTCAGCAGCCGTGCCACGCAATTCTTGCGACGACCGCTGACCTTTCAAGCGGCCTAA
- a CDS encoding lysophospholipid acyltransferase family protein yields MTLLQPDLRPLTARDISYAYSAKSRPARAFIRLMENSTGRLGLMKRATGYEDDMARGIGFFDVMVQRYGLTLDVVGGSLANIPETGPVIALANHPYGILDGLMLGHMLSRRREGFKIMAHSVFNRAPDLNRHLLPISFDEDKAALALNLRTRKTALEYLGQGGAVGIFPGGTVSTSARPFSRPMDPGWRSFTARMIAKSDATVVPIYFDGHTSRLFQIASHMHHTLRMGLLIKEFRKRVDTPVRVVIGEPIGRNVLDPMAKDAKAMMDFLRKATYELSPDPAKSFDLGFEFEDRHRADR; encoded by the coding sequence TTGACCCTCTTGCAGCCCGATCTTCGGCCTCTGACAGCGCGTGACATCAGCTATGCCTATTCCGCCAAGTCGCGGCCCGCGCGTGCCTTCATCCGGCTGATGGAGAATAGCACAGGGCGGTTGGGGCTGATGAAACGGGCCACCGGCTATGAAGACGACATGGCGCGCGGGATCGGCTTCTTTGACGTGATGGTGCAGCGCTATGGGCTGACGCTTGACGTCGTGGGCGGCAGTCTGGCGAATATCCCCGAAACGGGGCCTGTCATCGCGCTGGCGAACCATCCTTACGGTATTCTGGACGGGTTGATGCTGGGGCATATGCTGTCGCGGCGGCGGGAGGGTTTCAAGATCATGGCCCATTCGGTTTTTAACCGCGCACCCGACCTGAACCGCCATCTGCTGCCAATCAGCTTTGACGAGGACAAGGCCGCGCTGGCGCTGAACCTGCGCACGCGCAAGACCGCGCTGGAGTATCTGGGGCAGGGTGGCGCGGTTGGTATCTTTCCGGGGGGCACCGTCAGCACCAGCGCACGGCCGTTTTCGCGCCCGATGGATCCGGGCTGGCGCAGCTTTACCGCCCGTATGATCGCGAAATCGGATGCCACCGTCGTGCCGATCTACTTTGACGGGCACACCAGCCGCTTGTTCCAGATTGCCAGCCACATGCACCACACCCTGCGCATGGGGCTGCTGATCAAGGAATTCCGCAAACGGGTCGACACGCCCGTGCGCGTGGTCATCGGCGAACCCATCGGCAGAAACGTGCTGGACCCCATGGCAAAAGACGCAAAAGCTATGATGGATTTCCTGCGCAAAGCGACGTATGAGTTGTCACCAGACCCGGCAAAATCCTTTGATCTGGGGTTTGAATTTGAAGATCGGCATCGTGCCGACAGGTGA
- a CDS encoding indolepyruvate ferredoxin oxidoreductase family protein — MGTQKISLTDRYDLEKSPVLLNGTQALVRLTMMQAARDKAAGLNTAGYVTGYRGSPLGAVDLQMDRAAKTLAAHNVVFEPGLNEDLAATALWGSQQAELRGEGKYDGVFGLWYGKGPGVDRSGDVMRHANMAGSSVNGGVLMAMGDDHTGESSTVLHQSEWAMVDAYMPVVSPAGVQEILDYGIYGWALSRFSGLWVGLKTMKDTVEATSVVNGDPNRMKLVTPQFDMPDGGLNIRLQDTPHLQEARMIDYKRFAAEAFSHANKMDKRMWGKRGAKIGIAAAGKNWLDVIHAMSLLNIDEDEAERLGITLYKIGQTFPLDMKGFHSWAEGLDLVIVVEEKRKLIEVQIKEALFSDTHRRVYGWHKGGGAGMEHGEELFPTRGALDPIWIAEKLGGIFIEEGRTTDGIKAGMEALDTARRADNAEDIAARVPYFCSGCPHNSSTKLPEGSRAYAGIGCHYMVQWMDRETTGFTHMGGEGANWIGESKFSTRDHVFQNLGDGTYNHSGNLAIRAAIAAKTNITYKILYNDAVAMTGGQHNEGDLDAPRIVAEVRAMGVKNIAVVYDEKEDVDEKAFGDVPMYERADLQTVQENFAKHKGVSVIVYIQTCAAEKRRRRKRGLFPDPDKRVFINTDVCEGCGDCGVQSNCVSIVPEETELGRKRAIDQSSCNKDFSCVKGFCPSFVTLEGAKIRKDPTTEVKIPDLPMPTLPAINGTHNVVITGVGGTGVVTIGAVLAQAAQIDGKGAGMMEMAGLAQKGGAVHIHCRIANRPEDISAIRVATGEADALIGGDLVVSAGTKTLGLTRAGRTGAVVNSHQIITGEFTRDTEFQMPYDRLSLALEARLKDDVALFDASDLAKATLGDSIYSNMMIFGAAWQQGLIPLSLDSLQQAITLNGAAVERNLRAFELGRWAVLHPEDAKRVMTPNVVALPKTLDERIAFRKDHLIAYQGKRLAKRYGTMVDSITDARLKEAVALGYHKLLSYKDEYEVARLLKSTRAKVAEAFEGDPKLTFNLAPPILSKTGADGRPMKRTFGAWMEGPFNMLARMKFLRGTPFDPFGRTEERRMERSLITQYEADMKDVLPKLTDATHDAIVALAELPLQIRGFGPVKQANEAKAAKRREELLAVIRSGGTQTSRAAE, encoded by the coding sequence GGGAAGTACGACGGTGTCTTTGGCCTATGGTACGGTAAGGGCCCGGGTGTTGACCGCTCTGGCGATGTGATGCGTCACGCGAATATGGCGGGCTCGTCCGTGAACGGTGGTGTTCTGATGGCAATGGGGGATGACCACACGGGTGAATCCTCTACCGTGCTGCACCAGTCCGAATGGGCGATGGTGGATGCCTATATGCCCGTCGTCAGCCCCGCCGGTGTGCAAGAGATCCTTGATTACGGTATCTATGGCTGGGCGCTGAGCCGTTTCAGCGGGCTGTGGGTCGGGCTCAAGACGATGAAAGACACCGTAGAGGCGACATCGGTCGTGAATGGTGACCCGAACCGAATGAAGCTGGTCACCCCGCAGTTCGATATGCCCGACGGTGGGCTGAACATTCGTCTGCAAGACACGCCGCATCTGCAAGAAGCGCGGATGATCGACTATAAGCGTTTTGCAGCAGAGGCGTTTAGCCACGCCAACAAGATGGACAAGCGCATGTGGGGCAAGCGCGGGGCCAAGATCGGCATCGCGGCAGCCGGCAAGAACTGGCTGGATGTGATCCACGCCATGAGTTTGCTTAACATCGACGAGGACGAAGCCGAACGTCTGGGGATCACGCTCTATAAGATCGGGCAGACCTTCCCGCTGGACATGAAGGGGTTCCATTCCTGGGCCGAAGGGCTCGATCTGGTGATTGTCGTAGAAGAGAAGCGCAAGCTGATCGAGGTGCAGATCAAAGAGGCATTGTTCTCGGATACGCATCGCCGCGTCTATGGCTGGCACAAAGGCGGTGGTGCTGGGATGGAGCATGGCGAAGAGCTGTTCCCCACCCGTGGCGCGCTGGACCCGATATGGATTGCCGAAAAGCTGGGCGGTATCTTTATCGAGGAAGGCCGGACCACCGATGGCATCAAGGCGGGTATGGAAGCGCTGGATACCGCGCGACGTGCCGATAACGCCGAAGACATCGCAGCGCGTGTGCCCTACTTCTGTTCGGGCTGTCCGCATAACTCATCAACCAAGCTACCAGAAGGAAGCCGCGCCTACGCCGGGATCGGTTGCCACTATATGGTGCAATGGATGGACCGCGAAACGACGGGCTTTACCCATATGGGGGGGGAAGGGGCGAACTGGATCGGTGAATCCAAATTCTCGACACGCGACCATGTGTTCCAGAACCTCGGGGACGGGACATACAACCATTCCGGCAATCTGGCGATCCGTGCGGCCATCGCGGCCAAGACGAACATCACCTACAAGATCCTCTATAACGATGCCGTTGCCATGACCGGTGGCCAGCACAACGAAGGCGATCTGGACGCGCCGCGTATCGTCGCAGAGGTGAGGGCCATGGGCGTCAAGAATATCGCCGTGGTCTATGACGAGAAAGAAGACGTAGACGAAAAAGCCTTTGGCGACGTGCCGATGTACGAGCGTGCGGACCTACAGACCGTGCAAGAGAATTTCGCCAAACACAAAGGCGTCAGCGTTATCGTCTATATCCAGACCTGTGCCGCCGAGAAACGTCGCCGTCGCAAACGGGGGCTGTTCCCCGATCCCGACAAGCGCGTGTTCATCAATACCGATGTCTGCGAAGGCTGCGGGGATTGTGGTGTGCAGTCCAACTGCGTCTCGATCGTGCCCGAAGAAACAGAACTTGGGCGCAAACGGGCGATTGATCAATCCTCGTGCAACAAGGATTTCTCGTGCGTCAAAGGGTTTTGCCCGTCCTTCGTGACGCTGGAAGGGGCCAAGATCCGCAAGGACCCCACGACAGAGGTCAAGATCCCCGACCTGCCCATGCCGACCCTGCCTGCGATCAATGGCACGCACAACGTGGTGATCACCGGTGTCGGTGGGACCGGCGTTGTGACCATCGGTGCGGTGCTGGCGCAAGCCGCGCAGATTGACGGCAAGGGCGCTGGGATGATGGAGATGGCAGGCCTTGCCCAAAAGGGCGGAGCCGTGCATATCCATTGCCGTATTGCGAACCGTCCCGAAGATATCAGCGCCATTCGCGTGGCAACGGGTGAAGCGGATGCGTTGATCGGGGGCGATCTTGTTGTCTCTGCCGGGACCAAGACGCTTGGCCTGACGCGCGCTGGGCGGACGGGGGCGGTTGTGAACTCGCACCAAATCATCACGGGCGAGTTTACCCGCGATACTGAATTCCAGATGCCCTATGACCGGCTGTCACTCGCGCTTGAGGCGCGGTTGAAGGATGACGTGGCGCTGTTTGATGCCTCTGATCTGGCGAAGGCGACGCTGGGGGATTCGATCTATTCGAACATGATGATCTTCGGCGCGGCGTGGCAGCAGGGGTTGATCCCACTGTCGCTGGACAGCTTGCAACAGGCGATCACGTTGAACGGCGCGGCGGTGGAGCGGAACTTGCGTGCGTTTGAACTGGGCCGTTGGGCCGTGCTGCACCCCGAAGACGCCAAGCGCGTTATGACGCCCAATGTTGTCGCCCTGCCGAAAACGCTGGATGAGCGGATCGCCTTCCGCAAGGACCACCTGATCGCCTATCAGGGCAAGCGGCTGGCGAAGCGTTATGGCACCATGGTGGACAGCATTACCGACGCGCGCCTGAAAGAGGCCGTGGCCTTGGGCTATCATAAGCTCTTGTCCTATAAGGATGAATACGAGGTCGCGCGCCTGTTGAAATCCACCCGAGCCAAAGTGGCAGAGGCCTTTGAGGGGGATCCCAAGCTCACCTTCAACCTTGCGCCACCGATCCTGTCGAAAACCGGCGCGGATGGCCGTCCGATGAAACGGACCTTTGGCGCGTGGATGGAGGGGCCGTTCAACATGCTGGCGCGGATGAAGTTCCTGCGCGGCACGCCGTTCGATCCCTTTGGCCGCACCGAAGAACGCCGGATGGAGCGGTCCTTGATCACGCAATACGAGGCCGACATGAAGGATGTTCTGCCCAAGCTGACGGACGCAACCCACGACGCGATTGTCGCCTTGGCAGAGCTTCCCTTGCAGATCCGCGGTTTTGGTCCGGTGAAACAGGCGAATGAAGCTAAGGCCGCAAAGCGGCGCGAAGAGCTGCTGGCCGTGATCCGGTCGGGGGGCACGCAAACCTCTCGCGCGGCAGAATAG